A genome region from Tolypothrix sp. PCC 7712 includes the following:
- a CDS encoding UPF0182 family protein yields the protein MLRKWGFRLLIFFLGLWLLVVLGSRLPVEIFWFQEVGYLQVFLLRLVTKTTIWVFVVGITAVYLLVNLFFAERLKYPPPVTSQPLSSEFTRLLSPQSDPRNLARSFDPRRFPAIRLHWLLPLALGFSLLVGLMLAYYGEIAISYWNPAFSKTSLLVSDRFQLQTIWQLARQIFSQVWYLSLVLGIAIAILIYPRLSLRAIAIVMSLLFGQIIYQNWAKILQYLFRTAFNDTDPLFIKDTSFYIFSLPVLELLGLWLVGLFFYGLIAVTLTYLLSGDSLSQGFFPGFSPPQQRHLYGLGGALMVAVALSYLLSRYELLYSKRGVSYGASYTDVVAQLPAYNTLCALAVAIAFYFLWRTIFWRPKSPHRQLAFYGLGVYFLLALVGGLLVPNAVQYLVVQPNELQREQPYIRRTIASTRQAFDLEPIDTRNFNPQGQLTEADIKANDLTIRNIRLWDQRPLLETNRQLQQIRPYYRFPDADIDRYTLETEATSSRPAAPQQESSSPPQEITERRQVLIAARELDYSAVPQEAQTWVNRHLIYTHGFGFTLSPVNVVGPGGLPEYFVKDISGNSTALTTANQAIRNSIPIGQPRIYYGEITNNYVITGTKVRELDYPSGSDNVYHTYDGRGGISIGAIWRRWLFAAYLKDWQMAITRDFLPETKVLLRRNVKQRIQAIAPFLKYDSDPYLVVADANLDQKNQDYSTNQNYLYWIVDAYTTSHHYPYSDPNQDGINYIRNSVKVVVDAYNGTVNFYVADRHDPIITTWRKIFPKLFKPLSAMPKTLSKHIRYPVDYFNIQAERLMTYHMTDTQVFYNREDQWQIPNEIYGNQARPVEPYYLITSLPTNPFEEFLLLLPYTPKQRTNLIAWLAARSDGQNYGKLLLYVFPKERLVYGPEQIEARINQDPVISQQISLWNRQGSRAIQGNLLVIPIEQSLLYVEPIYLEATKNSLPTLVRVVVAYENRIVMAQTLEQALQAIFKPEVTPAPAIIRPVEEASPS from the coding sequence ATGTTGCGGAAATGGGGCTTTCGCCTATTAATATTCTTCCTAGGGCTATGGCTACTCGTAGTTCTGGGTTCCCGTTTACCAGTCGAAATTTTCTGGTTTCAGGAAGTCGGCTACCTCCAAGTATTTCTGCTCAGGCTGGTTACTAAGACTACTATATGGGTATTTGTAGTTGGGATAACTGCTGTCTATCTGCTGGTAAACCTCTTTTTTGCAGAACGGCTCAAGTATCCCCCGCCAGTGACGAGTCAGCCACTCAGCAGTGAGTTTACAAGGCTTCTCAGTCCTCAGTCCGATCCTCGCAATTTAGCCCGTAGTTTCGATCCCCGACGCTTTCCCGCCATCAGATTGCATTGGCTGCTACCTCTAGCTTTGGGCTTCAGCTTGTTGGTGGGATTAATGCTGGCTTACTACGGTGAAATTGCCATTTCCTATTGGAATCCAGCATTTAGTAAGACTAGTTTACTTGTCAGCGATCGCTTTCAACTACAGACAATTTGGCAGCTGGCAAGGCAAATATTTTCCCAAGTTTGGTATTTGAGCTTGGTTTTGGGAATTGCGATCGCTATTTTAATTTATCCCCGATTGTCGCTCAGGGCGATCGCTATTGTCATGAGTCTGCTCTTTGGGCAGATAATTTACCAAAATTGGGCGAAGATACTGCAATATTTGTTTCGTACTGCCTTTAACGACACCGACCCTTTATTTATTAAAGATACCAGCTTTTATATATTTTCTCTCCCTGTCTTGGAATTGCTAGGACTGTGGTTGGTGGGATTATTTTTTTATGGTTTAATCGCCGTTACTCTTACCTACCTCCTATCCGGCGATAGTCTCAGCCAAGGATTTTTTCCAGGGTTTTCGCCACCACAGCAACGCCATTTATACGGCTTGGGTGGTGCATTGATGGTAGCTGTGGCTCTCAGTTATTTGTTAAGTCGTTATGAATTGCTATATTCCAAGCGTGGGGTGAGTTACGGTGCCAGCTATACCGACGTAGTAGCACAGTTGCCAGCTTACAATACTTTATGCGCCCTAGCAGTAGCGATCGCCTTTTACTTCTTGTGGCGAACAATCTTTTGGCGGCCAAAATCCCCCCATCGTCAGTTGGCGTTCTATGGTTTAGGAGTTTATTTCTTGTTGGCGCTGGTAGGTGGTTTGCTAGTACCGAATGCAGTGCAATATTTAGTAGTTCAGCCTAATGAATTGCAACGAGAACAACCTTACATTCGGCGTACTATTGCCTCAACTCGCCAAGCCTTTGATTTGGAACCAATTGATACCAGAAATTTCAACCCCCAAGGTCAATTGACGGAAGCTGATATCAAAGCCAACGACTTAACAATTCGGAATATTCGTTTGTGGGATCAGCGGCCGCTTTTAGAAACCAACCGTCAATTGCAGCAAATTCGACCCTATTATCGGTTTCCCGATGCAGATATTGACCGCTATACCCTAGAAACAGAAGCCACCAGTAGCCGTCCCGCCGCACCGCAGCAGGAATCATCATCCCCACCTCAGGAAATTACAGAACGGCGACAAGTATTAATTGCAGCTAGGGAATTAGACTACAGTGCAGTTCCCCAGGAAGCTCAAACATGGGTAAACCGCCATCTAATTTATACCCACGGTTTTGGTTTTACTCTCAGTCCTGTAAACGTAGTTGGCCCTGGTGGACTACCAGAATATTTCGTTAAAGACATTAGCGGTAATAGCACTGCCCTCACCACTGCCAATCAAGCCATTCGCAACAGTATTCCCATTGGGCAACCCCGGATTTATTACGGTGAAATTACAAATAACTATGTAATAACTGGAACTAAGGTTAGAGAACTCGACTATCCCAGTGGTAGTGATAATGTTTACCATACTTACGATGGACGAGGTGGTATCTCTATCGGAGCAATTTGGCGACGGTGGTTATTTGCTGCTTATTTGAAAGACTGGCAAATGGCGATAACTAGGGATTTTCTCCCAGAAACAAAGGTTTTATTACGCCGAAATGTTAAACAAAGAATTCAAGCGATCGCACCTTTTCTAAAATATGACAGCGATCCTTATTTAGTTGTCGCTGATGCCAATCTCGATCAGAAAAATCAAGATTACTCAACAAACCAAAATTATCTTTACTGGATTGTGGATGCCTACACAACGAGTCATCACTATCCCTATTCCGATCCTAATCAAGATGGCATTAACTATATTCGCAACTCCGTCAAAGTCGTAGTAGATGCTTATAACGGCACTGTTAACTTTTATGTTGCCGATCGCCATGACCCAATAATTACTACTTGGAGAAAAATATTTCCCAAACTATTTAAACCCCTGAGTGCAATGCCGAAAACACTCAGCAAGCATATCCGCTATCCTGTTGATTATTTCAACATTCAGGCTGAACGGTTGATGACCTACCACATGACAGATACTCAGGTATTTTACAACCGGGAAGACCAATGGCAAATTCCTAACGAAATCTATGGTAATCAAGCGCGTCCAGTAGAACCGTACTATTTAATTACCAGCTTACCTACCAACCCCTTTGAAGAATTTCTCTTGCTTTTACCTTATACTCCCAAGCAAAGAACGAATTTAATCGCTTGGTTAGCAGCGCGATCGGATGGTCAAAATTACGGTAAGTTGTTACTGTATGTTTTTCCTAAAGAACGTTTGGTGTACGGGCCAGAACAAATCGAAGCTAGGATTAACCAAGATCCTGTAATTTCTCAGCAAATTTCTTTATGGAATC